The nucleotide sequence GagatttttcctttgttatccatCGGAATGCCTAATTAAATTAAATGGAATCCAGTATTCCTTTTTTGAACCAAATCAGCTAAAAATGTTATTGGATAGTAGAATAACTGGGAACACAACATCCACTCTGGTGCTTTATAATTTGCTGTTGTGAATGTTGTTAGTATAATCTTACAGTCTTATCCTTTTTTCCCTTTGTGGTTGTTCCGAATGGTTCCTTCATTCCTCTTattttgtgggttttgttttgtgaTTGCAGTTTTCAAATATATTTCTTATTGAATAATTTCATGTTTATATTTGAGATTGTGTATATACTGCAATGACTGAATTACTTTCGAGCTTTGTCGCTTGTAAATATTTTGtgtaaacatataaataaagagaaaaaaaaaatccacactgcAAAATGATATCCCTGGTATTTAATAAAGCCAGTACATTACCATTACAATAACGCACATTAGGGAGGGCTGTACACCAACTAAAGATACTTCtatatacatataaaattatatagtatatatatataatttagtatatgtgcatgcatgcccccagtctacaacaatcttagggctagattcatcaaactatcacatgcaataggaagaggggtgtgttttatggtactaATAGatcactttgtgataaataaccTATtgtagcacttcacataggtattactgcagaatgcgataacatttttgcactaagtgccacaattgtaatgagagagagggagagaatctATATACCTCTATAGGAGACCCATCTAgatactcgaggtgaggtttaggtattagtgtaggggttaggggccactttgacattcagagtgagacatatgacagaacagtacagtcttgtgaagatttgatgtcctttggagtaaggaaactctcacaaagatgagatttgtacaatgatctctcaacctagcttgatgtgagAGACcatatagctagtctctctctctcaactgaaAATGCAATGTGTGAAAACATCACACATTGTGATGAAGCCATGTTACACTGCTTAACGcaattgaaagaggtgtagttgtttgctgtgttaaaactgtgcgatatggttTTGCAACTTGCGAAGCCAgaccacttggccagaaatcccgcacccaactccaccccttttctaaattagcattgcaccatgtgttatggtgcttttcgcatgcgaaaaatgctttaatgcatgcgaaaagcccataacgcagcttggaaaataacccccttggtATGACAGAtgtggagagcgggagatttttaaaattctaattagttttaattattggatgttatttgatgtgtctgctgttttgaaatattttatcaatgtttaggaattTTAGAAttatatatttgggggggggatgccaaagaagtatccgccccaggtgccaaatactttaggtatgcttCTGCACAGCTGGATTAATAGGATTAGGATTCTGGAGAGGCACAGGGGATACACAGGTTTACCTAGttctattatttaaaacatttcttaggATAGTAATTTTAGCCATATCTtccttacagggtcattcatcaaaataaatGTACTCTGTGATTTCAAAGTTATCAGACTCTActcatatagggcctgattttaaaaagcatttactcgagcaaaactggtttttgctcgagtaaatacactttactcaagtaagtgggcttttcaaaattgctacaatatatgccattgaattgtccataggatttactcaagtaagtgcactttactcgagtaaatagcttttgaaaattgctacgatagtatgtcacatttacatgcgtaactcctttgaaaattacccccattgtgAATATCCATAGATGTGAGGAGGTGTGCGTATTATCTTAAGCTATcttgcttcatttatttatttatttatccatttgCTTATTTAAAAGATTCCTTACCCATCCTTTCATAGTTCAGGGTGggatacagtaaaaacatacataaaaacatacataatactaTAATCACAATACCTAAATCAGCAAGCACCACTCATAGAGAGAACCAGGCATTACATGGCATATAGCTCTTTCAGATGAGCTATATGCCATTTCAAATAAATGAGTCTTCACTGCTATCCAGACAAACTTAGCATTTGAAACAGTCCTTATTTCTGAAGGAAGGGAATTCTATAGTAGGGGTCCAGTTATCGAAAACGCATGCGCTCTAGTTTTGTCTAGATGATCTAATATGATGGAGAGGACATCAAGCAAAGCCTGGTTGAGGGATCTCAGCATCTGGGAGGGAATGTAGGCTTGCAGGATAGTGGCAATCCAGGGCGAAGAACTATAATTTAATAGAGGGTGAATGGTTACAGCTGCTTGTTCTTAaaaagaagggaaagaggaaTCCTAGAGGTACATAGGGGAATATTATTTATCAGATTTAATTCcatgcaattattttttttacaaatgtaCATTCCACTAAATTTAAGACTCTTACATGGATTTTTAAGGTTCTTAAAAAAGAGGTTCCAGAATATCTGTCAGACCCTCTGATTTCTTATATTCCATCACAGTTGCTATGATCATCATAAGAATGGTTATTGGTTGTTCTCTCTATTAAAGGAATAAAATACAATGATACCTTAAAGAGGGCATTTTTCAGGGGTGCTATTGACCTTTGAAATATGTTACCAACTTACTTTGGAAGTTTGATTGACTATATGTCTTTTAGGAAATATGTGAAGACTTGGCTATATGAATTTGTCTTTCCTGACCATTAAGATGCTGCTTAAACACCTATGCTAACTTTCTGTTTAATTAAGAAATGTGATTGTAATTCATGTtagattttatgttatttatttattttatcggtttgatttttttttttatttcatgttatATTTGTCTATATTGATGATGTTAACATGGGATGATTTATGTTGAATGTTATGTAATTTTCATCTTGGGAGGTGGCAAATAATTTTCCTCTGTatcaaaacaaattattaatGATGAGTAAAACCCTTATAGGTTCTACCTTGTTCCTTTTTTCAACCACTGATGCCTTGAAAAAGCTAACTAAAGAAAGGAAAGAACATAAATCTGATTTATGTAGAATATCTTTGTTTTCTTCCCTCTTTAGGTTCTATGACTCCTTTTCCAATTGTACAGAATTTGAGGCCAACAATGTCGGCTGCTTTTGGCCCAACCCCCTCGCTGAGGGATTCATCACCAGCATtcataaacaatttttttccaaCTGTACGTCAGAAAGAATAGTTTGGGAAGACCCCCCAGATGAAATCCTCATCACTCTGATTTTGATCCCAGTCTTCTTGACAGCAGGCATGATCAGCCTGGTGGTGTGGTGTAGCAAAAGAAGCGACATACTCGTATAAAATCAGCTTCTcttggttattttttttcttttcacaaatttctcttttcttattttttttattgtttgtcaCCCTGCATTCCACAGTGGACGTAAAGTCCAGCGACCCCCAACCCCCCAGGACATGACTCTTAATAATGGAGGAAACTTGCCAGCAACATTATGTTCACGCAGTAATGAGATGCCACTATTGATTGTACTGTTGATCTGAGATACATACATACCTACGGGGAGTTTTCATCTTTACTGCAGACACATGGCATGTATTGAAGTCAGTAACGTTGCCTGATGCATAATGGAATTCCTCTTCTGTTATGGGCACGTGGAATTGCACAAGAACATGTCACATTGCTTGCTGTGAAgacagaaggatttttttttctttcactttgggTCAGTTCTTTTTGAAAGAGATTTTACCTGATaagctttttttttgtaaaccctACCAAAATATATCTATTGAATCTGGTAAgattttgttgttgctgttctTGTTGGGAACCTGGAGGAGTAGTGTTTTCTAAATAACTTGACTGATAAGCCTTTCTGCTGTGAACTTTGCCTTGAGGGCAGATGGAAGGTCATGGCTGATTGAACTGGtggctaattttatttttattattattattattattatattgtaaCCATTTTCTTGCAGTagataaaacaaaactgaaaagcaCTGTTAATGAGAGACTGTTTCCTTAACTCTCTAAGCTACTGAATCAGTATAAAAACATGGAAATAACCATTTAAATGAGCAAAGAATATACACTCCAGGGATTGTGGGGTTGGTTGTGCCATGCCCTGAagtcattgcaaacaaatgcccTTGCAAATGACTTCTTGGAGCTGGAAAGTTGCTGTACGGAGTACGCTTCAGGAAGTGTGCAGTCCAGTTCCCAGAGCTGAAAAAGAATGAGAGGAAATGGGCTGACCCACCAACTTGCCAAGAAATGGAAGGGGGAACTGTCCAACATGCCAGGCCCCTCAGGTTTatcattttaaatgatttttgtgAGGAGGGCTTTGCTCACTCTctgcttttctctccctctctcccacctctaCCCAGCATGTACATGGAAGGATTTCTTATGCTAAGaaaatgcatgtaaataaaaaaaaaaagagatagcagAGTCAATGGGTGCTATCTAGAATGTTCTCTGTACAGTCAGTATATGCAGACCAACCTTTAAAAGTCAAAGAggtctaaaagaaaaaaaaaaaaaaaagatcccaaaCAATCTGTTGGACTCACTGGGAGTAAGGGATTAGAAGCAATACATTCCTCCAAGCAAAATAAaagatttctttaaaaagaaaaacatatttttatatCGATGTAATCAATTTGTGTTGTCTTTCACATGGACTATGGAAACTGCTTCCCTCAACTCTAGGAAACACCCTCAAAGGGATAGGCTGTCAGGAAGCCCTTCATTCAAGGGGCTCCTGTTTTTGTGTTTTGATCTCCTATAGTGCGAGTTAGAACTGCTTGCCAGCTGTGCCTTCCAGATGCTAATTTTGCCCTTCAGTGTCTTCATACTGATGTGAAACTTGCATTGTGATACTAACAAAGTGTACAATATTTTATTAAAACAATGTGGATTGGATTCAGAATGAAATAATCCAAATGTTATTTCCTTACTTGTATTTAATATTTGCTGTTCTCATCTACTGTCTAAATATGCAACAGAACAGAGATAAATTGATTTACAGTACtgacacatgctttctctcttcacATATCATCCGGGATTTGCAATGAATGGATCCTCATTAGCAAACTGATAAGAAGGTTCTGTTAACATTACACATTGCTATAgtgagcattttattttattttttctagctGGATGCTTGCTTTATTTAATTCCTGTCCctgtgtttttgaaacacaagaTGACATGGTTTGAATGACTTTCTTTAGCTGTTGGCATTTTAAATTCTCGCTGAACAGCAGATCTGAGAAATTATGTGATATTAACTCAGAAAGGGGACATGGTGACCTAGCATCAAAATATAAGAGGACGTTGTCATAGAATTCCAGTTCCTAGTCCTAATAGATTTAGTTGTGGGGATCAAAAACCTGTTGCCAAGAATACTTTATCCTTCTCCACTGTATGTGAAATTATCTTCTGCATTGAGCTAAGGGGGGTTCTAATGTTTTGGCATGACAAGAGATACTGCACTCATTTTGCATGGAGCAAAAGATGTTAATGTGAACATGGAAAATCTTAGACTTGATAAAAATATAGATTCCATGACAAATATGGAACCCTACATACCAGAGAGGACCCCTCTATGGATGCTTCTTTCCAAACATTTCTatttatcacccaggaaaagacaAGACTGATGGGCCTCAGCATCAAAGGAAACTGTGTACCACCTTGGCCAAAGGCTTTATTTGCTATAATTCCAGGGAATTTCTTCTGCATTTAATTACAGAAGAACACTTCAGACTGATTGAATGAGGTTGTTTCCAGCAAGCTGCATTTGATACCTTGCCAAGCTTGTGGAATTTACAAGGGGGTCCATCTCATAAATCTTCCCTGGGTTTGTTCTGTTCCTAGAGGTGAAGGAAGACTATGTTCCAGGGGAGGAAGCAGAAAGTAGAGCTgcaaatataaatgtataaaagTAACTAATTCCAATCACACGCTACTGTCAAAAAATGTAATGTCAGCTACTAGCCGATCACAAGCAAAGTATATCTTCAGTAGTCGCAGCTCCTGTTTTTGTAACTAGTTTTGATTCTCAAGAAAACAAAGCAAATCATTTGAATAGCAGTTTACTTAGAAAGTTGAGGAAAAAAATACCCttccccccaacacccccccccccccccaagaacatAGGTCACTCATAGTGTCTATATTTTAAAGTCACCCTTCACATTCAAATATTTCTCAGGTTTCAATAAAGTTCAAAAAGGAAGCAATGTGCATGGGTTACAATATGAAGTTGGAGGAAAAAGATTCATAGAAAATACTGAGAACAGGTGGATGCCTGTAATAGCATAGCAGAGGTAATAATAACCAAAATGTGGAAGaattgaagcagatttggaaTAGATACAAAGGGCAAGTGGACTTGGAGGAAAAGGTGGGATAATATAAATTGGGAGGGGCCTCAGTGTTGGACTAGATATGGAAATCTATGTGCTCTACTACCTGGAAGAGCAAAGGTCTAAAAAGGGAGAAGATAAAGCCGACTTGTGATATGGTTGTGTCCTAAGCTCCCAAGATGAGGCAAAGTTAACCAACGTTCAGTAGTGGTGGGGCTCTGGCTCTTTCTCACATATGACTAGGGCAGGTGGCAACTTTCCTAGCATTGCTGCTGGCTGACATGACTACATTTCCAATCTAAAGACAAGAAATAGAAGACTCTGTCTCTGTAGACAGTCGAGTTTGTATGATTCACAACTGGGAGCGATCCTTAGTGCAGTGGTAAAGGCAAGGAAAAGTGATAACCAGAGTTAAAACAGTAGATCTAATAAACTTTGTGTGGCTGAGAACTGAAAGATCACTTTAGAATAGTGAAGGCATGACAACCGGGCACATTGGGTAGGCCAAATTGTCCTTATTTGCTGACATCTACTATATTACAGCTTCTAAAGAAGAGATACACATTTTTTGTACCACACACGAAGAATAAAATTAGAATGTTTGACCTAAAATATTATTTGCTAAAAATGTATGTTTAAATATTTCATCCTAAGTACATGCACTGTATAAGTATAATATTAATGATCCACTGATTTCACATTGTCCTTGTATGAATATACTATATATTgctttatttcattaaaaaatgttgCCAGATTTTTACTATTTGCATAAAAGATATGATATTAAATATTATGTAGAGATTTTACAGGAAAAGTGAAAAGTTTAATGTCATCATGAAAGAATTCATTGAATTTCCTTTCATTCTTATTCTGGGTCCTTCTGTGCTTCTAGAAGAATCCAAAGGAAGCCTGTGAAGGAtcaaaacttatttattttacactTGCTACTGACTTCCTATTATTAGCAGGTGTCAAAAGGAGAGTAACGTGGAAAACAGTTGGGCCACAGGAAATCATTTGAATGTAGAATGAAGCAAACATATTTGCTATTGAATCATACAATCTATTCAGTCCACtctgtgaaaaataaaacaaaataaatcctaCAGTTGTCTACACCTAAACAATTCATTCTCATGACTGTCAGAATTAACAATGAGGAAATGCTTGCTTGTTTGCTAGTCACCAGTAGAGATGGATCAGTACAAAATTAATATCCACAGTCTGGGATTTGCAATCCATAAACCCAAGGACTTGGGATTTTGTTCatcttttccatttgtttttttgattgtgattaaaatattaaaaggtgaattttaaaagcccgacatgcacattaattaggggatgggcAAAAATGTTGGGATCGTGTgaaccgagcagattttaaaagccaccgagaAAATGTGTGGATCTCCCAAAGCTCGCACAccatgaaagttttcaaaaaggggcaaggcAGTGCATACGTATTTTGGGTGAGAATCGGAGATGAGCCtgtaaatacttacgcaatcCAGGGCACGCCAAGgctccctgctgcataactttacttctgctctggatgacGTATAAGTTAAATAAagaataggcagatctgtgggctTGTAAGGGTCAGGGCTGAGGGGAGTGAAAGCTTTTTAACTAGAGTGATTTGGAggacctatcccttaactgggtgaactggtaaaactgggaatagtgtcGACGTGCATCCCTTTTAGAATCCCCCGATTTACgctgtagaagcaggatttgcactcATGCACATGCCCACTTGAACTTTGGCGCacgtgcatgcagccaggctattttataacatgcacacacatacgcatacaagttataaaatggatgcacgTGAGTGCCTGTGc is from Rhinatrema bivittatum chromosome 2, aRhiBiv1.1, whole genome shotgun sequence and encodes:
- the RAMP3 gene encoding receptor activity-modifying protein 3 isoform X2 is translated as MDKYAFSLLLLLVFLLSGGLHSVRLVCNETLMLQRLPLCGEEFEDLMKRLDTKKWCNLTEFIMFYDSFSNCTEFEANNVGCFWPNPLAEGFITSIHKQFFSNCTSERIVWEDPPDEILITLILIPVFLTAGMISLVVWCSKRSDILV
- the RAMP3 gene encoding receptor activity-modifying protein 3 isoform X1, coding for MDKYAFSLLLLLVFLLSVSGLMTTGQPGGLHSVRLVCNETLMLQRLPLCGEEFEDLMKRLDTKKWCNLTEFIMFYDSFSNCTEFEANNVGCFWPNPLAEGFITSIHKQFFSNCTSERIVWEDPPDEILITLILIPVFLTAGMISLVVWCSKRSDILV